A section of the Indicator indicator isolate 239-I01 chromosome 26, UM_Iind_1.1, whole genome shotgun sequence genome encodes:
- the LOC128975768 gene encoding D-dopachrome decarboxylase — translation MPFVELETSLPAERLPPGLALELCAAAADILGKPAERVNVTVRSGLPMVLSGSAEPCAQLVVSSIGVVGSAEQNQRHSARFFDVLTAKLGLGPERIIIRFYPLEPWQIGKNRTVMTFL, via the exons ATGCCGTTCGTGGAGCTGGAGACCAGCCTGCCGGCAGAGCGGCTCCCGCCGGGGCTGGCCCTGGAGCTCTGCGCCGCCGCTGCCGACATCCTGGGCAAACCGGCGGAG CGGGTGAACGTGACGGTCCGGAGCGGGCTGCCCATGGTGCTGTCGGGCTCGGCGGAGCCCTGCGCCCAGCTGGTCGTCTCCTCCATCGGCGTGGTGGGCTCGGCGGAGCAGAACCAGCGGCACAGCGCTCGTTTCTTCGACGTCCTGACGGCCAAGCTGGGCCTCGGCCCCGAGCG GATCATCATCCGCTTCTACCCACTGGAACCCTGGCAGATTGGCAAGAACAGAACAGTCATGACATTCCTGTGA